In Deltaproteobacteria bacterium, the sequence GCGCGGCCCGGCGCTCGCGCCGGACTTCGCGGTCCCCGATCTCGCCGGCCGCACGGTCCGTCTCTCGGGCCTGCGCGGCAAGGTCGTGGTCCTCAACCTGTGGGCCACCTGGTGCGCGCCCTGCGTCGAGGAGATGCCGTCGCTCGAGCGGCTCCATGCCGCGCTCCGCGACGCGGACTTCGCCCTCCTCGCCGTGAGCCAGGACGAGGACGGGAAGCGGGTGGTCGTGCCGTTCGTCGAGCGCATGCACCTCTCCTTCCCCGTGTTGCTCGACCCGGAGCACCAGGTGGGCGACCGCTACGGCGTGTCGGGCTACCCCGAGACCTTCGTGATCGACCGCAACGGCTACGTCGTCGAGCACGTGATCGGCCCGCGCGACTGGGCCGCGCCGGGCGAGATCGCCGCGCTCCAGGCGCTCATCGCCGCCGGGGACGGCCGCGGGGCGCCAGCGCCGCGCGCGCCTTCTTGAGGTCGGAGACGCGCACGTAGATCACGGCCCGCCCGCCGCCCACGGGCGCGCTGCCGTAGGCGTACTCGATGTTGACACCCGCGCGGCCGAGGCGCTTGGCGACCCCCGCGAGCGCGCCGGCCTCGTCGGGCATGTCGAGGGCGACGAGCTGGGAGCTCACCACCAGCACGCCGCGGTCGCCGAGCAGGTGGAGCGCCTTCTGCGGCTCGCTCACCACCAGGCGGACGACGGCGTGGTCGACCAGGTTCGCGACGGTGAGCGCGCGGATGCTTATCCCCTGGCGCGCCAGGTCGGCAGCCATCTCCGCCAGCACGCCCGCGCGGTTCTCGAGGAACGCCGAGAGCTGCGTCTCCACCCGCATCGCCTCACCTCCCCGGAGCCTCCCGTAGCGGGCGCCGCTGAGGTTTGCAAGGCGCGGCGCAAAATGGCTTGCTCCGCGCTCGGCAGACGGCTAGACGTAGTTCTCGTTTTTCTCTCGGCGCCCGGGCACGTACCATGGCGCCCACGAGGTGCAGCGGATGACCGGCAAGCGACGGAAGACGTGGGTCGGGGCGATCGGCCTGGCCGTGCTCCTGGCAGTGCTCTTCTCGGGCGGACGAGGGGTCCAGAAGGTCGACGCCGTGCCCAAGGAGTCCTACGAGGGGCTCGAGACCTTCACCAACATCCTCTCCATCATCCAGAAGAACTACGTCGACGAGGTCCAGACCAAGCAGCTGATCGAGGGCGCCATCAACGGGATGCTCGCCGCCCTCGACCCCCACAGCGCCTACCTCACGCCCGACCTCTACCGGGAGCTCCAGGTCGACACCAAGGGCAGCTTCGGCGGCCTCGGCATCGAGATCACGAACCGCAACGGCGTGCTCACCGTCGTCTCGCCCATCGAGGACACGCCCGCCTACCGCGCCGGGGTGAAGGCCGGCGATCAGATCCTGAAGATCGAGGGCGAGTTCACCAAGGACATGTCGCTGGTGGACGCGGTCAAGAAGATGCGCGGCCCGAAGGACACCAAGGTGACCCTCACCCTGAAGCGCGAGAACGTGCCCGAGCTCTTCGACGTGACGCTCACGCGGGAGATCATCAAGATCCAGAGCGTCAAGTCGAAGATGCTCGACAAGGGCTACGGCTACGTGCGCGTGACGCAGTTCCAGGAGCGCACCGACGACGACCTCGAGCGGGCCCTCAAGAACCTCGACAAGGAGGCGGGCGGGCTCCAGGGCGTGGTCCTCGACCTGCGCAACGATCCAGGCGGCCTCCTGACGCAGGCGGTCAAGGTGGCCGACCTCTTCCTCGACTCGGGCCTCATCGTCTAC encodes:
- a CDS encoding amino acid-binding protein, translated to MRVETQLSAFLENRAGVLAEMAADLARQGISIRALTVANLVDHAVVRLVVSEPQKALHLLGDRGVLVVSSQLVALDMPDEAGALAGVAKRLGRAGVNIEYAYGSAPVGGGRAVIYVRVSDLKKARAALAPRGRPRRR
- a CDS encoding TlpA family protein disulfide reductase; translated protein: MGQAARRARAPDAALRGRRLRGDLRAPLAPPARVRTRRRAPRALPRALGRGALPGRVRSREPAPPLRAHRGAARESRAGRARRLVAPLEAGVANGRGLRILLVTGALGLALAGGLLALARRGPALAPDFAVPDLAGRTVRLSGLRGKVVVLNLWATWCAPCVEEMPSLERLHAALRDADFALLAVSQDEDGKRVVVPFVERMHLSFPVLLDPEHQVGDRYGVSGYPETFVIDRNGYVVEHVIGPRDWAAPGEIAALQALIAAGDGRGAPAPRAPS
- a CDS encoding S41 family peptidase, producing MTGKRRKTWVGAIGLAVLLAVLFSGGRGVQKVDAVPKESYEGLETFTNILSIIQKNYVDEVQTKQLIEGAINGMLAALDPHSAYLTPDLYRELQVDTKGSFGGLGIEITNRNGVLTVVSPIEDTPAYRAGVKAGDQILKIEGEFTKDMSLVDAVKKMRGPKDTKVTLTLKRENVPELFDVTLTREIIKIQSVKSKMLDKGYGYVRVTQFQERTDDDLERALKNLDKEAGGLQGVVLDLRNDPGGLLTQAVKVADLFLDSGLIVYTDGRLENQKQKYFAHKPGTWADFPMVVLVNGGSASASEIVAGALQDHKRALVLGTQTFGKGSVQTILPLDDTSALRLTTARYFTPSGRSIQATGIVPDIIMDQTPLLAKGDKGNGPLLREANLPRHLGGAKGKEKEGKDREPGPAGQAPPEGVPANVKEGELGSDPQLDHSLELLKSWQVFKTFVARREG